The DNA segment TGAAATATAGAACTGTAGCATATAAATGACTATACTTTTATTCTGAGATGCTGCTTGCAATAGCAAAGCTTAAATAAAACTAGATTAACATATCTTTTTCACTTGATCCGAGTggcaaattttaaaagagaaattataCCCTCTCTCCTTCCATACATGTAGTCCTAAGAAGAAACACAGGCAGATAGGACGCACCACTGGGATTTGAAGGGGGAGTAGTGagcttgtattttaaagaacCTGAGAGCAAACCAAAATTGACTATGAAGTTAAGATTGTGACCATGGTCCTGGGAAATCTGTAACTTGGTATCAAGtcagcatgaaagaaaaacctcaacaacaggaGTGGATTTGccccatgcttttttttttttttaaacagcctttTCTACAAGAGGTTACTGTTAGTGCAACTGAGAATCAATCCTAAAGAAATTGATCTTTAATGTTAGCCAGTGGTGGTCAAGTCTTCCCCAGCTTGTTTGCACCCACAGCATCAAATTCAGACTATCCACATTAGAAGTGCATTAGCATCCATCCACTGGGTTAGCAAGGCTAGCCAGAAGAGACAGAAAGCTTGCTCCAGGCAAGACAGCTAGCTTTAGACTCATCCTTTTACTCATTTGTGGTTCAGTCGCCAAAAGCAGCTCTCCCCCTTACTAAACAGTTCAGAGACTAATATTTCAGGAACTCCCTAGTCTACAAATGCCCTTACTTCAGTAAAAATCAAAGGCACCTACACCACAGCAGCCTTAGAGAAGTTAAATACTTGAAGGATTTTCCAGGATAAAGGACTTCTGTAGCAAAGACGACAGAAGTTAAATCAATacagtattaattattattatccaTCAGTGTCAGAACACTTTTCACAACCAAGCCTTAGGCTGATGTGCAAGCACAGAGCCAGGTTTACTCTTAAGTACGCTACGAGGAAATAACTACTTAAGAACCTAGCAAATGAGACAGTAATTTATGCTATACTCTCTCATATACGGAGTGATACTTGAACTATATCTTATGTGACCAGAAGGAGCATATTTGATTCTAGAGTGGTGGAATTTAATGCTATATAGGGACATTTCCTTTCATCTACATAACAAAAATGCTTTACTGCATAAATAGAGAAAGTCCATGTGTGTCTCGGTTTTCtagtttttctcttcagttttacaTGTTAATTCAAATTACTGATGGAGCAGGAGTGATTAAGATTCTCAGAAGTGGTGTGCTGATTCCAGTCCTATTTAGGCTGTTGCTGGAAAAAGTTAACTACAGAAGATGCTCAAACACTTACTAAGACAATTCCCACTCCACCGGCAACACAGGTTGTATGCTTACATTTCAACTCTTGGGAAGGTATCTATTTATCTCTGTCAATTTGTGAGTCATACCCTTAAAGGCATGGTTTGTTCTTGGACTAGTAACAATGGGAGGTATTTGGATTGTTAAAGGAAATGCTAATTATACAGTAATTACCATAGCCAGCTGGCGTCCTATGTTTCCTACAGTCACACCTCCTGAGAAAAATATACATGGAAGCCAAGAACGGATGTAAAGAAAATCCGGGGATGTATACCTagtaaacaaaaggaaataaattagaGACAAGTTATCATCATCGCCTTACATACTGTTAACAAGATGCTACAGAATTCTCTCCCTGGGCCCAGACAGtaacacaggaaaagaaatagggAGACCAAACTAAGCCTGTTAACTTAACAAGCTTCTAAAACCCATGTCCTAGCCAGCAAAGTTTAGATATTCTCTCTCCTGAGAGCCAGTTAATGATATACCAAGCCAGAAGAAGTTCAGTTTGCTGAGCTGCTACCATTTCAACATAGATCCTAATTTGTCTGCTCCCCACCCTCTACCCCCAGTTCTCAATCAGATCATTTGGAACAACTGGACAATTAGCTGCCTTAGACAAAGTGTTCTATTATAGTAACATGCCAAGTATATTAATAACTAGCTTCCAGTGCATGTGCACCCCTGTTTTCAGTTAAGACATGAGAGttgaaatagtattttaaaagcataactTACTGATAAACACCATTATATACAAGGAACTGGGTTATCAGAGTTGCTACAAAGGCTATTGTAATGCCAAGTCCGAGACCACTTCTTGAACGATCAAATGTCCACCAAAGACCCAGTGATAAGGCTGCTAGAGTCAGGGACAGCTGGACGTTGTTTGCAAAATCTAGTTTCTGGAAAAAGATGTTAAGGACAATCCTTCTAAGTCTGCAGACATCCTGCTGCTGAAACTGAACAAGGGAGAACTCAAACTGAAAGTGAGCATGATTCTGTATCTCTAAATACAATATGTTAAGGATCTGGTTTTCAGACCTGCCGAGCAATCGTAGCTCTTGTTGACTTTGACTGGAGTGTGAGTGCAAAGGCAACACCAATTTTTGTCACACTGAGCATCTAAAGAATATACTATATTGCAAGATATTTAACTTTTATGGATTTTTGCCTCAAGTAACCTAGTCATCCCTGCTGGTTTAGGTTTTCTGCTTAAACCATCATAATCCAACACAAAGAACACTCTTACTGAACAGTTCAGCATACCTCACTAGTTAATCGTGTTAACTATTACATGTAGACAACATACAGATTAAAATAAGACAACTTATACTGTTATGCTTGCAGTTAAACGAGACATACTAGGACATCtatccccccccgcccctatTTTTAAGTGAACTGTGTTATCTGTCTTAAAGTAACTATTGCAGTATACTGCAGGTCTCACAGAAGTTTACGTCTCTGCCAGTAGCACCATCCTTACCTTTGTAATTCTCCCAGACATGAACTGGAGAAACTGTTTCACGACAACAGACTAAGCGACTAAGCACATCAAGCAACAATGTAAACTAGTTCAAGGATACAGCACTTGCATGGTTAATGCCAACGAAAACTGCTATACATCGCATTACACTGGCCCACTCTCTCTTGAATTTGTGTGGTTCCCCAAGGTGGCTGTCAATGCAGGGATACAGCAGGCCAACAACAGCTGCAAGAGAAGTAACACTAAATATTAGTTTGGCAAATAAGTGCTTGACAAAGTAGCGAGGTGCTTATCATGCTACTGTAAGCCTGATGAAGAAGAGACAGTTATTACCCCttacttcagaaaagaaaaaacccttacTCTAACAAGCAATATTCCGTTTGAACCTTTAAAGCAGAGATATATATTGCAATGATAAGGTATCTGACTTCAAGCTCCTTTTCTCCCATGAGCATATTATCATTTGACATCCTGAGCACATGCTTGTTTTGTACCAGTAAATAACAAAGCATAACAAAAGCTTAATTACAGTGAGGAATGGAATATGTGTTTATTACTCATATGCAGCGCAGGCAGTTTTATGAACTTGACTTATTAGCTGTGAATCAGGCCCTGAATTAAGTACTTTCCTGGACTCAAAAGTTTCTTGGCAGAGATGCTTTCCCTCCTTCTGCTGGGCTGCAAGTCAGCCTAGGCTGCCATCCAAATCGGATGAATTTTGATACCAAACAGAAGCAGAGCGGAACTTAAAGAAGCACCTGCCAGCAGTCATATTTATGTCAGGGAAAAATAACTACTCACACTATTAACCAAAGTCTTTATCCTCATTAGCATTTTCTTGGCCTTATAAGCCTGAAAATTggttgcagaagaaaaacataggCTAGTGTTAGCTCAGTTGCTAGCACAAACATTAGATGAGTTTCATTCTTCTAAGCCTTGCAACTCCATTTGTTGTCACCAATTCCAGGGTCGGACATGCTGCTCTAACTGTAacatctgtgtgtgtttgtttcctttcctaccctctttttttccccctccttaaGCTCCTAAGAGGAATAACTTCTATATTAAGAAGGGTACAAGACATACCATCCTAAGACAGACATGCGATCTAATGCTGAAACAGCTTCACTATTTTGATGCCAGTTACCAGGACTTTTACCCTACGATAACAGCTAAATGCCGAAGTTTAATCCAAGTGTGACAGGACTGTGAGAACTCTCACGGGAGCATACCCCGTGGCAATCTCTTTTTACTACGCAGTTTATCATTCATTCAAGTTTATGGTTTATCAATCATACTCCCTTACTATGAGGTATGAACAGCACACGACAATatcattgcattaaaaaaaagacccatGCAAGAGTTGTTTTAAGTACTTtcaatgcaaatttaaaaagaaaaaaggttacaGTGGGTTTATTCCCCAAGATATAACGCCTTTTTAATCCCCCCAACCCTTCATCAAGGCCATATTTTGTTTTggcaaggagaggaaggagtTATTAAGGCTAGCGAACCGGGGTAAGTGCTGCCCGCCGCGCCGGCTGCCCGCGTTTCCCGCGGTATTTCTCTGCAGGTGCCccgggcagcggcgggcagggcgCCGCCGCACGTGACTTCCTTGTTTTCGGCCCAGCCCCCGTGGCCAGTTCGCGCCGGCAGCCAATGGCGAGCGCCTCCCGCCACTCACCAGTTCGCCGGCAGCCAATGGCCGGCGAGGGGCGGTGacgcggccccgccccgcccacTCGTGCCCGGCCGTGGGGCGGAtggaggggggtgtgtgtgtgtgtggaatgCCGCACGGCACCGGCACGGCCACGGGAGAAACGCGGGGTCAGATGCGTGGGGAGCGCGTGTTTCCGCGCTCACCTCCGCGCCGGAGCTGCTCACTGGCACTTCCAGGCCAGTGCTGTGGGGAAAAAGACACTGCACCCACGCTGGGAGCGCACCAGCTcaaacccccaaaaaagcccTCCGACACGCGGGAAGGGCGTGGGCGGCTCTTGCACGTGGATAATGCTGAAGCGGGCAGGCACCTTTCCCAAAGGGAGAGTTTGGATCGCACGCTGCGTGATGGAAGCACTAAGCTCCCACAAGCACAGGTCAGGCATTCAGCCCCAccgccacctcctcctccccacgggggaaaaaaaaaacaacaaacccaaaccaccccacTCGCAGAGGTCAGCGACTCACCTGCTGCTGTCCCGCAGCACGGGGGCACCCACCAGGCGGAGGAGAAGAGGGTGGAAATCACTTCGTCGGGGAACAGAGTCACGTTCCTCTGGATCTGCAGCAAGTTCAGCACCAGGGCCATGAAAGCACCGACGACGAAGAGGACCACGCTCCTCTGCACCAGGTGTTGACTCAAGTTCAAGGTGCTGCTGCCGGCGGCGGTACTGGTGGCACTGGTGCtggcggtgctggggctgcGTGCTCCGGGACCCACCAGCGTCAGCGAGGGGCCGGAGACGGAGGAGCTCAGCATCTCGCCCACCTTGGCCGCCAGCCCAGCGGCCGCGTCCCCCAGCTGGGCGTTCTGCCTTCCCCTGGCAGCGCAGGAGCAGCTCCAGGCGCAGCTCTCCAACCTGGGCATTGGCTTCGCCGGAGCCCTGGAACACCCGCACACGGACAGCCCGTCAGAACCCGCAGCGACGGCTCCGCTCGACCCCCCCGCCCCTTACCCACCACCCGCACCCACCGCCGCCTCCCTCCGGCATCAGCCGGGCTCCGGAGCCACACCGCACCGGGCGAGCGGCTCAGAGCCCGGCAGCCCTGCAGGAGCGGGCTGACCTGACCCACCCGAGCGGCCACAGGGCCGGGGGCCGCGCTGGCGGAGGGGTCC comes from the Haliaeetus albicilla chromosome 2, bHalAlb1.1, whole genome shotgun sequence genome and includes:
- the INSIG1 gene encoding insulin-induced gene 1 protein; translated protein: MPRLESCAWSCSCAARGRQNAQLGDAAAGLAAKVGEMLSSSVSGPSLTLVGPGARSPSTASTSATSTAAGSSTLNLSQHLVQRSVVLFVVGAFMALVLNLLQIQRNVTLFPDEVISTLFSSAWWVPPCCGTAAAVVGLLYPCIDSHLGEPHKFKREWASVMRCIAVFVGINHASAKLDFANNVQLSLTLAALSLGLWWTFDRSRSGLGLGITIAFVATLITQFLVYNGVYQYTSPDFLYIRSWLPCIFFSGGVTVGNIGRQLAMGIPEKPHND